gtaagttacccctcatgtctggcaattgcgatggcgcctacttaattttttatttaagtctacagctctgtacttctggtgtctaaaccttgcgtgtctttttttggggtgtagagagacgccgccggcagaggacagcacccactgcagccagcagtacagcggctagcagcggaagcccacagccagtgtcgtcacgtaagttaaccacccttttttagaatttaatgacgccatacgggccattagtagggaggttaaatattgtgtacattacaggtgcagtaaccccaccgcaggccacaaccccgccctttcaacacccatcttcctcccccgggtcggcgtcattctctccagcgacaagcattcgtaagtgacaaaaccagcgagcgcttcaccacagtgagttcaattgttaaccagatatgtatttgcttcctttcagcagcaggagctgtggcccgagccaggggatgggtggtcagcagctccgcggatgagcaacaggcgtcccttttccgtaagtattgagaaagtgggagggggttatcggtgggatgtcacatttgacaacgaCTAAACGGACCCTAAAACATTGAACCTAAAAAATGCCCTCTGGGGCAGTAGAAAATTGAGTATGTAGTTACAAGTACCATTTTACAATAAACGAATTACTAACGATCATTACCAGCtatacgacctggtcgtgatcgttggtaagtcactgtgtggtcgctgggtcgctgtcacacagaacgattgcgttaacaatatcgttgcaacttcACAGAAATCAAAGATATCGTTACAAAAATCGTTATTTTTGACGGTACCGTAAAATTGCTGGTTATGTAAACACATGCCACCGTTGCAGCTTAATCACTGTccattctccaacctcttctatcacagaaccggacaccgtgagagagctgctggccaagcaagaccgcctggagcggacagcagcgctcatgctgcaacaagtacagcaacatggccgcacgctgcgacacctcttgaggcgtgggaggttctgattttttttttttttctttcattgtttgggatattgttctgttacttgttatttttcagttaacaacataaaaaaagtttgatttgacacaattatgtttggtttattgtgtctatagccaccggcaacacaccgtgcgccaagaaacgtcgccacacacactttttggcccacataatatctccagtagttaaaaatgaaaagactgcagcttggtgtgtctgtagtatacagatatgaggtgggccaaaaatattacatgcatctccataatcacacaaattgaggggacaatggttgtcacacggtacatatctatgctcacctgccaggtgtcagaaatagtgaattcaggagcctgtatatgtttatcatgaattcattttttctgacaccgtacttgatgaatatagatagcgtgacagtgattgtctcttgatcaaaaaaaaataaggtcagtttgtgaaaaaaaaaaaattagtttaccagttgtgagctgtttttatttacttgcggagcaggccagggacagctaagccaaggtagacacaaaagagttggttgGCCTTACCATATAGTTTGCGCAAAAAATGCTACACAGCGCCAAATAGTTTGCAAACTGCATCTgaaagtgcctccatcttgtgtgtcCGCTTACCAGATGCACAAGATAGCTGCCAGATATGTTTTATACATTACTATACCATATACTTAGATAAGCATTGCGTCTAGCATTACTACACAGCCAttactatacaaaaaaaaaaaaaaattgaacataccgttgatgagcaataaaagaaccgatgaagacgccggcagtggagtacggcgttccgaacagaacgttcacggtagaagaggatcgtagctggagaaggatcgttccggacaggacgctaGAAATGCAGGAAAAACAGGCATACGCAGCTCTCGAACAAtgtgaatcaatcgctgtagagtcgcggtttatattctgagacgccgggacgtcacatcctgggtgacaCCTATCTGGGTGTCACCCACCTGGGTGACACCTATCTGACTACGCTGCCAATTCATCGGATCGTTAACCACTGCTGTTTGACGTGAAGCAAGCAAccagcgacaacgatccgtgagtcgctgttacgtcactgtatcgctccggcatcgttcgaacgttggtgtgtttgacgtctctacagcgatctaaacagcgacgctccagcgatcgccttttggtcgtatcgttgtctatatcgctgcagcgtcgctcagtgtgaaggtaccttaactctcctATACTGCATATGCAGACAGTGGTATACTGGACCTGGTCTGCTTCAGAGATTGCTTAGTGAAATAGTGAAATATTGAACATCTCTTTTAtccagtatctttccctcctccttcaaataTGCCATCATAGCCATGTTCCTAAACAAACATCCCTGCTCTACTAACTGCAGACAGGTCTTTAACCTTTATTTCATCTCTAAAATCCTGCAATGCTTGGTCTGCTCTCATCTAATCCACTATCTTTGAGATAACTCTTTTCTTGACCGTTTACAATACAGATTCTGCTCTTAACATTTTACAGAAACTACTCTTCCTAAGGTCTCTAACAATCTACTAACAGCAAACGGACAATACTACTCTCATCACTTTCTCATGGAACTTTCTGCagcttgacactgtggatcaccaactCCTTCTCACTATTTTCTGCTTTATCAATGTAAAGAATACTCCTCGAGCCTTGATTCTCTTTCTACCTCACTGACAGATCCTTCAGTGTATAATTTACTAGCTCATATTCTCCTCCTCTTTTCCTTACTGTTTGGGTTCCAtagggttcagtcctaggcccaTTCTTCTTTTCTCTATACATCCCCACTTTTGGGCAAACCACCAgctgatttggctttcagtaccatctctgtGCTGATAGTACCCAATTATACACATCTCCTGATATTACCAATACATTACTAAAAAAATCCAATGATTGTCTGTATGCTCTTTAACATTATGTCATCACTGAATCTAAAACTGaatctttccaaaactgaactccttgtgttgtcTCCCCCTTAACTCCCAAACAGCACACTCAATACCTTAGTATTATGTTAGACTCAGTTGACTCAGATCCtttctttactccctatatccaatcattAGCTCGCTCATGTCATCTCCACTATCATGCTCTCCACAAAGCTTTTCACAGTTTTAAACCACTATATCTCCCTCATCTCTGTATGCCACTCTAGCTGTGCTCTCCTTtccaatgacctaagactaacatcctctataaagtggtacctcccactcccgtctacaCAAGACTTCTCTTGTGGTGTGCCAGTGCTCTGGAATGCACTAGCCCAAACAATCGGGTTAATTCCCAGTATCCTTAGTTTTAAGTGTGCACTTTTCATTGGTCTAACCCCTGATATAACTATTCCCTGTTCTCCTTTCTGAACTTTCCTTCTGAATCATGTTTTTTGACCCTCCATACATTCATTAGCACACAGTTTCTGTAATTGTACAGATACtgactgataactggttcatgcagctttatgtAAATATCCCTGTATATTTTATTGATGGCTGGCCCATACATGACaagcacttttttactttttgtgtCACCTCTGTTTCTTCATATACTTTCTTTCTCTTAGCATTTGTTGAAATATATGTTACTTTATAATGTCTTACAATGCTTGTGCATGTAACCTCTGAATTGTAAAATGATGCAAAATATTCTAGCACAatagaaataaaaattaataatattaTTATCTGTCAAGATGGCTCTTTCTACCATTGGACCTAACAATTTTTTAACTTTAAACATATTACTTTGAATTAATGGCACTGTCATGGAAAtcatattaattaaaaaaatacttaaggggaacatgtcagcagggttgtgcacagtaacctacacacagtgtcaggttggcaccattatgctgattaaaatgacaccttggttgatgaaatctctcttgtggttgttgtttatttcttatttgcagttttgagttaattatatgcccgtgctctggggcggcctgtggggggggtcttcatgtggtgctctgcttagctattcataatgcagactgctgcctGGTCAccaatccctcactgacctgccccctggtttacataatgaatatctgtacatactgaaaaaaaaaacccaacaaaacGCTTTTGCAGGCAGGCGCCGTCCGTGGCTTCTGCGCTGCATCATAATCGCATAGTTAGTGTCCAGTTAATAAGTATTCTAGATGTTATTGtgcaagtataaaaaaaaatgtatatttgaaAATGGCCCCTGCGCAGTTGCAGCTATCAGTGCATATAgacatccgatagctgctactgcagcagcagcgccatcttgctgaagaaaaaaaaatcctcctccagtATGGGGGCATAGAAAGGAGGATTTTTTTCTTTTCCAGCAAGAATTGCACTGTCTGCGCAATACTCTCCCTGACAGAAGTTGTGTCGCTTatacatgttatgtaaataaaagcttataacctgatgttaaattcatccattggttgtataaattattcttttgaaaattGAAactctccgaaatgtggtttagattaagaaaataaattggcatcaatgcagagatattgatcagttaatggacacagaaaggTTAGATTTTGGCAacacaaaagttttgttgcccacagaaagtaatgtgatattcaaacaaataattaacttaaaataaaaatatatgttgcataacattggtgaatgaagttgtggtgccattagagtcatatttaacattttgtgtgacttccattagcttgaaggactgcatccatgcgtttCAAcattgattcatacaatttattaatgtagTCATTAGGAATAGCAAATAATGCAGTCttccatgcctcccagagttcttcTAGAttttttggttttgtcttccaatcttcctctttcatcctaccccaaacatgctcaatgatgttcatgtttgatgactgggctggccagtccttgagcaccttgatcttttttgcctggagaactttgcacacccccatactgaatgtaacccctgaccttgatctttccaccaccaaatttaactgttttctgggtatattttggatccatatgggctccagtaggtctcctgcagtatttgcggcggctgtggtgtaattctactgaagattcatcagagaaatcgaccttctgccacttttccagcgtccatctatttagcaggctgtgggactttgcaaatgtcacacaagtttttatttgccttttgtttaatgctggcttctgggcactgattcgaccatggaggccatttcgagacataatcctacaaactgttctagttgacaaagGGACTTAAGGTGACCATGCCTGTTGGAActttgctgcagtggaagaggggcttggtttggattttctaaccaaaaacattcctcctgagcagttgtcttgcggggtgtgCCAGACCAGGGCTTCCCAAATACATCTCCAATCTCTTCAAATCtcattttaattctttgtacttgacaatg
The Ranitomeya imitator isolate aRanImi1 chromosome 3, aRanImi1.pri, whole genome shotgun sequence genome window above contains:
- the LOC138671689 gene encoding uncharacterized protein; the encoded protein is MAARHVIGRHTVSGGGNRDTRTAVWRFPPSIYVPRFGELNLNFIPLCHWPRFVICGGVGSSVLWCVNIVFLYFLCIERQRQQRTTAASSVRPQPGPSQRRRRQRTAPTAASSTAASSGSPQPVSSRAVTPPQATTPPFQHPSSSPGSASFSPATSIPAGAVARARGWVVSSSADEQQASLFQPDTVRELLAKQDRLERTAALMLQQVQQHGRTLRHLLRRGRF